One Ricinus communis isolate WT05 ecotype wild-type chromosome 7, ASM1957865v1, whole genome shotgun sequence genomic region harbors:
- the LOC125370747 gene encoding (+)-epi-alpha-bisabolol synthase-like: protein MGPNATCNNFSSTKQDPRPQNQRKSDNYQPTIWTHNFLQSHNNANADEIYRDKAKKLEEKVRCMLHSEYIKLLTVLEMVKDIQRLGLGHCFQEDIKEFLIEFHIWKKKVIKEQRNLSMNLLFSSDFLGNMATRSPKDEIYRDKAKKLEEKVRCMLHSEYIKLLTVLEMVEDIQRLGLGHRFQEDIKEFLIEFHIWKKKVIKEQRNLSMNLLFSSYFLGNMATRSPKISRCRGCAYNNMSQYSNSLAYGRN from the exons ATGGGTCCAAATGCTACTTGCAATAATTTCTCATCAACCAAACAAGATCCTCGTCCACAAAATCAGAGGAAGTCGGATAATTATCAACCCACCATTTGGACACATAATTTCCTTCAGTCCCACAATAATGCTAATGCG GATGAAATATACAGAGACAAGGCAAAGAAGCTTGAAGAGAAAGTGAGATGTATGCTCCACAGTgaatatatcaaattattaactGTACTTGAGATGGTTAAGGACATTCAACGGTTAGGTTTAGGCCACTGCTTCCAAGAAGACATAAAGGAATTCTTGATAGAGTTCCATATATGGAAGAAGAAGGTAATAAAGGAACAGAGAAATCTCTCCATGAATCTGCTCTTTTCTTCAGACTTCTTAGGCAACATGGCTACACGCTCTCCCAAG GATGAAATATACAGAGACAAGGCAAAGAAGCTTGAAGAGAAAGTGAGATGTATGCTCCACAGTgaatatatcaaattattaactGTACTTGAGATGGTTGAGGACATTCAACGGTTAGGTTTAGGCCACCGCTTCCAAGAAGACATAAAGGAATTCTTGATAGAGTTCCATATATGGAAGAAGAAGGTAATAAAGGAACAGAGAAATCTCTCCATGAATCTGCTCTTTTCTTCATACTTCTTAGGCAACATGGCTACACGCTCTCCCAAG ATCTCAAGATGCAGAGGATGCGCCTACAACAACATGTCACAATATTCAAATTCCTTAGCTTATGGAAGAAATTAA